The region ttgatcgaaattatgcctcgtagggtagaatgcttgagacgagctcgtgggggaccaactaggtactagcttaaccgaaacgtcagccttcttgtggtttcatcataaaatttttatgttattcaaacacagaattttgagtgttcctaataaagtctttttttctctccaactttccattttttcattcttttctcaagtgaaccatattatcaactgacaATACTCTAATATCTGACtgaatttataatcttggagcgaatatttcagaaataaatttagaacaagtaagtgatgcctatcaattgttgagcagtgtattttgGGGACAGTTTTTAGTAAAATTCATGGTCTTCGACTACTGAACTACTACCTCctgtcaataaaattctaatttcatGGTTATTTTAAAAGAAACTACCTTGAAGAACtgctttctatattgaagttgtcgaTCGAAGCATTCAATGATGCTGGGttgtaaataataaacgaaaatccattagagaCATAATGTTCTTTCCATTTATCAATTTTCTCTGAATTGCTGTGCTGGtgcataataaataactattttcctCGACTGagtaaaaattattcaaaatattgaacttaAACAAGTTTCATGGAACCTTTGAATCTCCGTGCTTTTTCATATAtccatgaaatattggaaaaattatcaCACTTTTGCCACAGAGTGATTCAAATATTGGATTTGAAAATCATAGTGAAAATATCAACTCATAtccattttgaaaaatgactGAGGAATTTAAGCATAGAGTTTCAATCTGACAAAATGAGTTTCAGTTCACTGACAGCTAGAATCAAGGGTTATTTTCATCTGCCCAAAAGCAATTATGTGAACGAGAAATTCAGCCTAACGAGCCATTTGGCATCAAGTTCAAGATATAAGTATTGGTACTCCATATTTCAGAGAAAACTGGAAATGGTTGATGAGAAAATTATTGATGAGCCATCTATTTCCATAGCGATGGTGAAACTATGTTTGGACAATCTTGTTGATAATTCGGACGTCAGAGACATATGCTTATCAAATTCACAATTCGTATCTAGAAAGAGTAAGTCCATCATTTTGTTCATCTTAATGTTTCAAAGGCTTTTGTTGAGAATATTGAGTGAGGTTTTTGGCTCATCGAACAATGTGGAAGAATTTGAAGTATCTACTCGTTAACCTATCCGCATTTGTATTTTATAGTGCTGTGTCGGAAATTTCAGATGAAAAGTTGACACAAcaggttttccaataatatcGAAGTAGTGCCAATATAGTGACAAAAAAATACTTGAGCGAACTTTGTGATTCGTCCTTCACTATCTTGACTAAATTGATATGTTTCGATCAATATCTTGAATGTTGTAAAAGTTGAATAATTGGCTAAAAGCATTGATCGTTGATTCGTGAAGACTGGAATTTTCTTATGCAACATAACAAAACTTTCAATGTGCTGTGTAGAGAAAAATTATGCTACTTCAAATGGCACTTTCAAAATTTGTCGTTGCAATTTGAAAATAGTTCAATGACATCAATGTTGGTAATGACGCCATAGCCAAAACATTAATAACGTCATCAATGAGACTAAAACGTCAAAGGATGCGCATCTTGAAATAAAAGTTGACGTGTCCgcagatttttccgaaaagattCTCTTTTTCCAGATATTCCTTACTTTATGTACACACTGTATATGTTCAATATGTCCATCCTCCGTGTAGTCATTTATTGTTCCATGTCCTTGATATTTTCCCCATACGTTTCTTTTCAGACTTCGATACAGTCGAAAACTGTCAATTCTGCCGAAAGGAAAGCAAGTTATTAGACTTATGCTGTCCCATAAAAGAACTTCAGGTGGGGGTATTCAAAAAGGCAATTACAAACTCCTTAAGCCATCATTCTCTGCCACCTTTTATCGAGAATAAGCCACATCCTGACCAActcaaagaaaattggattacTTCCGAAATCAAGTTTCCGGAAATTAAGAGGAAAATCGTATTGGATATGTCGCAGGGAAAAGCTGCTCTcaagaaattgaagaagaagCTGAATAATATACGGATGTTCTATCCAAACCTGTTTTATGCCaaggaaaatataattgaaatgtgGTGTAGAGACGATACGCTCCAACTTATGACCTTTGAAGTTCTGGATTATGATGAGAATTCAAACTACGTTTGGATTTAGATTACCAACCTCACTGTCTCAAATTCATCTTCCGTTTCAATTCATTATGTATGGTATACACATAAATGGCTCCTAGGAAAAATATTCCATGCGTTGTTTTTATTAAAGTCATAAACAGGGATTTACCGGGatgttgagctgaaaatttgcatattggagattgagacaatgatcttcctccctaaaatattttcagatctctacaacttccggttataacagaaacagactactacttcccagtatatcattgcatcattagatagcttttttggaGACAATTTTAACAATATGCCGTACCTCGGGTTGAAACTCatcggttcatgagttaatggaattcttataaaaaaaatgttggcgaTAAGgtagaaaaacttttttcgaaaacaatTGCAGTTGGGACctaaaatttacagggtgttcataagatcatgaagttggacaactcaaattcatcgaaacccaagattttcaaatgagaacccatatttttcattatttcagttgattctacgtacaaaaatcgtgggagttacttaagcaaaccctatacctatcaatgaatatttcaagagttATTGAACCTAAAGAACctaaaatgaggaaaaaccgcaattcctcactgtgtgaAGTAGTCgttgacttccggaaaacacagaaataaactaaaattcgatgtttgcaaaacctaatttcacattttttttttcaatttttcgttgggattgttgagaaatccataaaccaatacctacaattttcaattacgaataattcattaaaattcttgaaatgtcaaatttagtaatggaaacatcgaattttaatttcttccTGTGTTTTttggaagtcacagactactccacacagttataaattgcgatttttcctcatttgaaattcttcctcgataactcttaaagtaggTACACATTTCAGGTGTAGGGTTTGTTCAAGTACCTCCcattatttttgtacgtagaatcgactgaaatgatAGAAAATAtcggttctaatttgaaaatctagggtttcgatgaatttgagttgtccaagtctTTTTATCATCATCTTGATCCAAAGCgcacagtcttataatactgtATTTGCAGGATCtgaaaagggaaaaaaatgtttcgaaaaaagctttttctgccgaaatatttaaaaaaaatcgagtttccatcgccaccatttttttttaaagaatccatgaaccattgagttttcacccaagatacagcatattgctgaaattgtcattggAAAAGCTATCTAAcgatgtaataatatactgggtgtatcattcgaaataaagaagtagtagtctgtttccggtttaACCGGAAATTgtaaagatttgaaaatattctagggagaaatatcattatctcaaaccccaatatgcgaattttcagatcaaaattatgattggatttccataaatgtctaataagccatcccggtgaatcacctttATATGGTCCTGATAGTTCTTGTGTTGAGATTTAGGTAACAACGAAACCATATACTGAAAATAAGATCCAATCTAAGATCAAtttctgaacaaaaaaaagtgtcAATTTGGAATCtccgaaattttcattcaaaaatatctgaaaaaaaaagaaattaccTAAACGCCTCACTCTTAAATTTCTgctgaatataaataatatatgtatattcttcACATCAGTGAGCAATGAATCTCGATGAAACGAAGGCcattcgaatttcaatttcgaaatcAATAAAGTGAATTGTCATAAATTTATGAACCTACGCaggcaaatatacagggtgtttcctaaacatgcggcaaaaattcagggggttgttccttggactattttaagcatgttttgtccttggatgatttttgaaaaacctctttgtttcgaagatacagggcgaacaacatttttcatatttttaaaattaataatagttcaaataaaaatgcgtaccgcactgtgtttactaagtaggtacaatttatttttaaatttgtttaacaacattccaattactaaaaacggccagttttttgactaaaaattgataagtgcagatggtaaaggaatacagattaaacacggttttcatttgaattcgttttgtgatgtattagcaatttttagtcaaaaaactggccgtttttagtaattggaatgttgttaaacaaatttaaaaataaattgtacctacttagtaaacacagtctggtacgcatttttatttaaactattattaattttaaaaatatgaaaaatgttgttcgccctgtatcttcgaaacaaagaggtttttcaaaaatcatcaagggacaaaatattcttagattagtccaaggaacaaccccctgaatttttgccgcatgtttaggaaacaccctgtatattcttgcAATTCCCTCTTATCGATATTTCTCCCGAACAGCAAGCTTCTGAAAATGAACGTCCTCTTCCGGCGATAACAATAGAATCTATAAATAAATCCAAGTCTGGACAAAACAAGGCAGGCAGCAGTAAAAACTTGTTTAGTCCTTTAAGATCCACAAATCCTGGAACAAATCACCCACTTAGCGTTGAGTGGAGAGACAATGCAATCTGCCGTATCTTATCCCTTAGATACGCTGAAAAAGTACGAAAGGAGTCTTGGACAATCTCTTCCGAGTGAACTGCTAGATTGATGACATTCCGGTTGAAACCACAGAGTTGAACAATTTATTCACGAAGATTTCAAAGTGGAAGGGTCATGAAAAATTGGGGTCTCACGATTTCACACATTACAAACTATACAGCATATGCTtaccctgaaaaaaaaatgcttcCTCAGCTCAAATTTAAGAACCACATGTTTTTGTTGCTGAACAATACGATACCGGGTGTTTTACAATGACAAGCTAACAAATGATACTGGTGTTTATTCTGAACCTATATTAAATCTAGATTGCTTTTTAGCAATctagatttcgaaaaaaataataatttaccgATAACAAAAGCTCTTATGCTTTTACGTATAAtcaattcatgaagtaaaatctGTCAattaattgaacgaaaataaactAGAAGGATAAGACACTGCAGCCAAACTGGAGCTTGAATTGCTAAAAAGAAATCTAGTTTGAGTTGAGAAATGAATGTTTATCTGATCCCAATATCATTTCCAGTGATTTCTAGCTAGATATATTCCAgaataaattgaagaatttgATCATTATTAAATGagagagaaaaattaagatttagatttaattaagttCCACTGCAACCTACTAATAGTCTATTGTggtccccatcagagctattctcgccatAGAGTAATCTATAGCTCGACTCCCAGTTTCAGAGTTCTCATGAACTCCAGTATATGAGATTGCCTTCAAGAAGGCTACtttctcacttctacaagtttcatgtccaaagcagattttgcttTGGCTAGTGATAgcgaggcattccatcaccaggtgatccggagtttcctcctcctccccacagaatctgcactcgtcat is a window of Harmonia axyridis chromosome 2, icHarAxyr1.1, whole genome shotgun sequence DNA encoding:
- the LOC123672754 gene encoding uncharacterized protein LOC123672754; this encodes MSFSSLTARIKGYFHLPKSNYVNEKFSLTSHLASSSRYKYWYSIFQRKLEMVDEKIIDEPSISIAMVKLCLDNLVDNSDVRDICLSNSQFVSRKNFDTVENCQFCRKESKLLDLCCPIKELQVGVFKKAITNSLSHHSLPPFIENKPHPDQLKENWITSEIKFPEIKRKIVLDMSQGKAALKKLKKKLNNIRMFYPNLFYAKENIIEMWCRDDTLQLMTFEVLDYDENSNYVWI